In a genomic window of Stakelama saccharophila:
- the ftsH gene encoding ATP-dependent zinc metalloprotease FtsH yields MSDDNNKPDPNGGGGNPWMKSLLIWVGILVALALFVTLFDSRTSPAANDSIAYSTFLDRVEQSEVKEVSVSDGVITGTMADGDTFRTNAPNDPQLIPTLRQSGVTINVKPPEQGSLWQYLLVQSLPFLLFLGIAFFVVRQMQKNSGSGAMGFGKSRARMLTQKEGKVTFEDVAGIDEAREELQEIVEFLKDPTKFAKLGGKIPKGALLVGSPGTGKTLLARAIAGEAGVPFFTISGSDFVEMFVGVGASRVRDMFEQAKKSAPCIVFIDEIDAVGRHRGAGLGNGNDEREQTLNQLLVEMDGFEANEGIIIVAATNRPDVLDPALLRPGRFDRQVTVPRPDIDGRVKILQVHMKKVPLAPDVDARVIARGTPGFSGADLANLVNEAALIAARRSKRLVAMSEFEDAKDKVMMGSERKSMVMTDDEKRMTAYHEAGHAIVALHEPASDPIHKATIIPRGRALGMVMRLPERDSYSYHRDKMYANLAVSMGGRIAEEIIFGYDKVSSGASSDIQYATKLARDMVTRWGMSDKMGPLMYSEGEEEVFLGYSRNQNSTMSDETAKAIDEEIRRIVDEGYNRAKTLLTKHIDQLHTLAGAMLEYETLTGDEIKRLIAGEEIGREAIGPETAKLPVGGTSIPKTKRPKGPFGRPSPQGA; encoded by the coding sequence ATGAGCGACGACAACAACAAGCCCGACCCGAACGGGGGCGGCGGCAATCCCTGGATGAAGAGCCTGCTGATCTGGGTCGGCATTCTGGTGGCACTGGCGCTGTTCGTGACGCTGTTCGACAGCCGGACATCACCGGCCGCGAACGACAGCATCGCCTATTCGACCTTTCTCGACCGGGTCGAACAGTCCGAGGTGAAGGAAGTGAGCGTCTCCGACGGCGTCATCACCGGCACCATGGCGGACGGCGACACGTTCCGCACCAACGCACCCAATGATCCGCAGCTCATTCCCACGCTGCGCCAGTCCGGCGTCACGATCAACGTGAAGCCGCCGGAACAGGGTTCGCTGTGGCAATATCTATTGGTCCAGTCGCTGCCCTTCCTGCTGTTCCTCGGCATCGCCTTTTTCGTCGTTCGGCAAATGCAGAAGAATTCCGGATCCGGCGCAATGGGCTTCGGCAAGAGCCGCGCGCGCATGCTGACGCAGAAAGAGGGCAAGGTCACGTTCGAGGATGTCGCCGGCATCGACGAGGCGCGCGAGGAGTTGCAGGAGATCGTCGAATTCCTGAAGGACCCCACCAAGTTCGCCAAGCTGGGCGGCAAGATCCCCAAGGGCGCGCTGCTGGTCGGCTCGCCCGGCACCGGCAAGACGCTGCTCGCCCGCGCCATCGCGGGGGAAGCGGGCGTGCCCTTCTTCACCATTTCCGGTTCCGACTTCGTCGAGATGTTCGTCGGCGTCGGCGCGAGCCGCGTGCGCGACATGTTCGAACAGGCCAAGAAATCGGCGCCGTGCATCGTCTTCATCGACGAGATCGACGCCGTCGGCCGGCATCGCGGCGCGGGGCTCGGCAACGGCAATGACGAACGCGAGCAGACGCTCAACCAGCTCCTCGTCGAAATGGACGGGTTCGAGGCGAATGAGGGCATCATCATCGTCGCCGCGACCAACCGGCCCGACGTGCTCGACCCCGCCCTGCTGCGTCCCGGCCGGTTCGACCGCCAGGTCACCGTGCCGCGCCCCGATATCGACGGCCGCGTCAAGATCCTGCAGGTGCACATGAAGAAGGTGCCGCTGGCGCCCGATGTGGACGCCCGCGTGATCGCCCGCGGCACGCCGGGCTTTTCAGGCGCGGACCTCGCCAACCTGGTGAACGAGGCGGCATTGATCGCCGCGCGCCGGTCCAAGCGCCTGGTCGCGATGAGCGAGTTCGAGGACGCCAAGGACAAGGTCATGATGGGTTCCGAACGGAAATCCATGGTGATGACCGACGATGAAAAGCGCATGACCGCCTATCACGAGGCCGGCCACGCTATCGTCGCGCTGCACGAGCCGGCGTCGGACCCGATCCACAAGGCGACGATCATTCCGCGCGGGCGTGCGCTGGGCATGGTCATGCGCCTGCCGGAGCGGGACAGCTACAGCTATCACCGCGACAAGATGTACGCGAACCTCGCCGTGTCCATGGGCGGCCGCATCGCCGAGGAGATCATCTTCGGCTATGACAAGGTGTCGTCGGGCGCCTCGAGCGACATCCAGTATGCGACGAAGCTTGCCCGCGACATGGTCACGCGCTGGGGCATGTCCGACAAGATGGGGCCGCTGATGTATTCGGAGGGCGAGGAGGAGGTTTTCCTCGGCTATTCGCGCAACCAGAACAGCACCATGTCCGACGAGACCGCGAAAGCGATCGACGAGGAAATCCGCCGCATCGTCGACGAAGGCTATAACCGCGCGAAGACGTTGCTGACGAAGCATATCGATCAGTTGCACACGCTGGCAGGCGCGATGCTCGAATATGAGACCCTGACGGGTGACGAGATCAAGCGGCTGATCGCCGGCGAAGAGATCGGACGCGAGGCGATCGGCCCCGAAACGGCGAAGCTTCCCGTCGGCGGAACGTCGATTCCGAAAACCAAGCGGCCGAAGGGACCTTTCGGCAGACCCAGTCCCCAGGGGGCCTGA